The proteins below are encoded in one region of Syntrophorhabdaceae bacterium:
- a CDS encoding PAS domain S-box protein gives MEITHGMKDFDIVENAGSIVLCMDREGNITYINNYALTFFGYTYEEVIGRHISETILPKKESTGRDLVRMISNICKKPDSFSINENENRRKNGSIVWVLWSNKPILSKEGKAIGVLSIGNDITKRKNIDEAIQRGYNRLIEKIRAQSTELRDKKKEILFEMVDRNLTLIELQESDEKYRNIVECAVEGIFQITEDGRFIMANNSLAQILGYNSPNELISHMKDYGSKLFVDKAERESFESLLKEQGIIKNFETRLYKKDGAIIWINTNVRTVYDFMGKILCFEGTVEDITDRKYKEKLLENSYEKLSNAMDGIINALSTTVELRDPYTAGHQRRVTELAVAIARRLNYTADNIRFLSIASMLHDIGKLCAPAEILSKPGKLSKNEISLLRDHPDEGYKILKNIDFDYPVAEIIWQHHERMDGSGYPRGLKGDEILMDARIIGVADVFESMASHRPYRPSLGLDRALHELEKNKGSLYDIKVVDECYKVVREDGFEFTP, from the coding sequence ATGGAAATTACCCATGGCATGAAAGATTTCGATATAGTTGAGAATGCAGGAAGTATTGTTCTGTGCATGGACAGAGAGGGAAATATTACATACATTAATAATTACGCCCTGACCTTCTTTGGCTATACATATGAAGAGGTAATAGGGAGGCACATATCAGAGACCATACTTCCCAAAAAAGAGTCTACAGGACGCGATCTTGTGAGGATGATCAGCAATATTTGTAAAAAACCAGATAGCTTTAGCATAAATGAAAATGAGAACAGGAGAAAAAACGGAAGTATTGTATGGGTTCTCTGGTCAAATAAACCCATCCTTAGCAAAGAAGGAAAGGCTATAGGTGTTTTGAGTATCGGGAATGATATTACAAAACGTAAAAATATAGATGAGGCAATACAAAGGGGTTATAACAGGCTCATTGAAAAGATACGAGCACAATCAACAGAGCTAAGGGATAAGAAGAAAGAAATATTATTCGAGATGGTGGATAGAAATCTTACTTTAATAGAGCTGCAGGAGAGTGATGAAAAATACAGGAATATTGTAGAATGTGCTGTTGAGGGTATATTTCAGATAACAGAGGATGGTAGATTTATAATGGCTAACAATTCCCTTGCCCAAATCCTTGGCTACAACTCCCCAAATGAGCTTATTTCACATATGAAAGATTATGGCTCTAAGTTGTTTGTGGATAAGGCAGAAAGAGAGAGTTTTGAGTCATTGTTGAAAGAACAAGGGATTATAAAGAATTTTGAGACCAGGCTTTATAAAAAGGATGGGGCGATAATCTGGATAAACACTAATGTAAGGACAGTTTATGATTTTATGGGAAAGATTCTCTGTTTCGAAGGGACTGTGGAGGATATTACAGATAGAAAATATAAAGAGAAACTTTTAGAAAATAGCTATGAAAAGCTAAGCAATGCAATGGACGGTATAATAAATGCCCTATCAACCACTGTTGAATTAAGGGACCCATATACTGCAGGACATCAAAGGAGGGTTACAGAGCTTGCAGTGGCTATAGCAAGGAGGTTGAACTATACTGCTGACAATATTAGATTTTTAAGTATAGCAAGCATGCTCCATGATATAGGAAAACTCTGTGCCCCTGCAGAGATATTAAGTAAACCCGGCAAGCTAAGTAAGAATGAAATAAGCCTTTTAAGGGATCACCCTGATGAAGGATACAAGATATTAAAAAATATCGATTTTGATTATCCTGTGGCAGAAATAATATGGCAACATCATGAAAGAATGGACGGTTCAGGCTATCCCAGGGGTCTAAAAGGTGATGAGATTTTGATGGATGCAAGAATAATAGGTGTTGCAGATGTATTTGAGTCCATGGCTTCTCACAGGCCTTATAGACCATCTTTAGGGTTGGACAGGGCGCTTCATGAGCTTGAAAAAAACAAAGGCAGTCTGTATGACATTAAAGTAGTAGATGAATGCTATAAAGTGGTAAGGGAAGATGGATTTGAATTTACCCCTTAG
- a CDS encoding PAS domain-containing sensor histidine kinase, with protein MDAEDLMKELNELRQRLHDLETCEINYRKAEEKYRNIFENAIEGIFQTSPEGRFLSANPSLARIHGYDSPEDLIDSIIDMEHQLYVHPEDRKRLAKILHEKGFVEHFEVEMYRKDRSLHWISINAKAVKDAQNRILYYEGTMLDITQRKLAEQALKESEERYRIAIEHSNDGVAIIHGDIIQYVNRRYVDMFEYDSPNEIIGKPIFIIVHPDDMDMVKGMNLRRRTGEDIPARYEFKGITKTGKTIYIEVSAASITYKGELVYLVYLRDVTERKLAHDALIKSHKELEGLNMAKTKAINHLSHEIKTPLSVIQGNIRILKKRLSKHTILYDFNVIIDALERNLERLFTISRETDAIFNVSKGLETQSPQVIDLFLFIQPLLDKIKGNSKHRDIEFQIEGENDLYIAIDPYVLRDVVEGIVKNAIENTPDGSLIKITVNQQGDRICLGVQDFGVGITKKNQQFIFDGLFHTEETDMYSSKRPYDFGAGGKGLELFRMKIYGQRLGFDISFKSQRCIYIPDDYDVCPGDISRCEFCKTREDCIKSGGTLFIVSFPIHRESEKALKNGL; from the coding sequence ATGGATGCAGAAGACTTGATGAAAGAGTTGAATGAATTAAGACAACGGCTCCATGACCTGGAGACTTGTGAGATTAATTACAGAAAGGCAGAGGAAAAATACAGAAATATCTTCGAGAATGCCATCGAGGGGATATTTCAAACAAGCCCTGAAGGCCGTTTTTTAAGTGCAAATCCATCCCTTGCAAGGATCCATGGTTATGATTCCCCTGAAGACCTTATAGATTCCATAATAGATATGGAACATCAATTATATGTTCATCCAGAGGATAGAAAGAGACTTGCAAAGATCCTCCATGAAAAGGGCTTTGTAGAACATTTTGAAGTTGAGATGTATCGTAAGGATAGAAGTCTACACTGGATATCCATAAATGCCAAGGCTGTGAAAGATGCTCAAAATAGAATACTTTATTACGAAGGCACTATGCTGGATATCACCCAGAGAAAGCTTGCTGAACAGGCTCTTAAGGAAAGCGAGGAGCGTTATAGGATCGCCATTGAGCATTCCAACGATGGGGTGGCAATAATACATGGAGATATAATCCAGTATGTGAATAGAAGATATGTGGATATGTTTGAATATGATAGTCCCAATGAGATCATAGGCAAGCCTATCTTTATTATTGTCCATCCCGATGACATGGATATGGTTAAGGGTATGAACCTGAGGAGAAGGACAGGAGAGGATATACCTGCCAGATATGAATTTAAGGGTATAACAAAGACAGGAAAGACCATCTATATTGAGGTCTCAGCGGCAAGTATAACATATAAGGGGGAATTGGTCTATCTTGTCTATCTCAGAGATGTAACAGAGCGTAAACTCGCCCATGATGCCCTTATAAAATCCCATAAGGAACTTGAAGGCCTTAATATGGCAAAGACTAAGGCTATAAACCATCTATCCCATGAAATCAAAACACCCCTTTCTGTTATACAGGGAAACATAAGGATCCTTAAAAAAAGGCTTTCAAAACATACAATACTATATGATTTTAATGTGATTATAGATGCACTCGAGAGAAATCTGGAACGTCTGTTTACTATTTCCAGGGAGACCGATGCGATCTTTAACGTTTCCAAGGGGCTTGAAACCCAGTCTCCACAGGTAATCGACCTCTTTTTATTTATACAGCCTTTATTGGATAAGATAAAAGGAAATTCAAAACACAGAGACATAGAGTTCCAGATAGAAGGAGAAAATGACCTGTATATTGCCATAGACCCTTATGTATTGAGGGATGTGGTGGAAGGCATAGTAAAGAATGCCATAGAAAATACCCCTGATGGTAGTTTGATAAAGATTACAGTAAATCAGCAAGGTGACAGAATATGCCTCGGTGTTCAGGATTTCGGTGTGGGTATTACAAAGAAAAATCAGCAGTTTATATTTGACGGTCTTTTTCACACAGAAGAGACAGACATGTATAGCTCAAAAAGGCCTTATGACTTTGGGGCAGGGGGCAAGGGCCTTGAACTCTTCCGTATGAAGATATACGGACAGAGACTTGGTTTTGATATCTCCTTTAAAAGCCAGAGATGTATATACATACCAGATGATTATGATGTGTGCCCTGGTGATATATCAAGGTGTGAATTTTGCAAGACAAGGGAAGATTGCATTAAATCAGGGGGGACACTCTTTATTGTGTCCTTTCCAATACACAGGGAATCAGAAAAGGCGTTGAAGAATGGCCTTTGA
- a CDS encoding FecR domain-containing protein, with protein MLKFFKNMCSVRAFLSFIILLFIFIAFFHVLSVCALDEPFIEYRVAKRDALIKIADRILEDPKKWREVAKINRLKDPYIIQPEQMIVIPVRLLKGSPMDGAVTFIKGEALVQRVKDGEWVKLKLGHEIREGDTLKTEKNGSLEITFDDKSVLFMRPNTLINITTSQKKGVFAIINRINLQSGKTISNIKRATGTESRYEVATPSAIASARGTDFRVSIDEMLATRAEVLDGTVVVGALGSSVEVKGGEGTVVEKGAVPAKPVRLVDAPRLIQKQPIYKDIPLVFRFETTEGTKSIRATLTKDEDGKDIISEALIKPEEPFSITNLDDGSYYLIAFGIDALGLEGKKSDAIAIKYRANPLPPFIQIKDEDVEFVGRSAEFQWLTVKDAVGYRVQIATDKDFNRIVEEKRDYKDKTYKTNVLEYGVYYFRICSVAGDGYEGGWSNIVKFKLIPPPPSPPLEKPSVDKDSIFLKWRDLGEGIRYHFQMAKDEAFKEIIFDTKLDKSQITLKKPKDPGVYFVRTSSIDKKGREGNFSSPQSFEIERGFPYEVIGIIMGLGLLSILAF; from the coding sequence ATGTTAAAATTTTTTAAAAATATGTGTAGTGTGAGGGCTTTTTTATCTTTCATTATCCTCCTTTTTATCTTTATTGCATTTTTTCATGTCTTATCTGTATGCGCCTTAGACGAGCCTTTTATAGAATATAGGGTAGCAAAAAGAGATGCGCTTATAAAGATAGCAGATAGGATACTTGAAGACCCTAAAAAATGGCGCGAGGTGGCAAAGATAAATAGACTAAAAGACCCATACATTATCCAGCCTGAGCAGATGATTGTTATCCCTGTAAGGCTTTTAAAAGGCTCACCTATGGATGGTGCTGTGACTTTTATTAAGGGCGAGGCCTTGGTTCAGAGGGTAAAAGATGGGGAATGGGTGAAACTAAAGCTTGGCCATGAGATTAGAGAGGGTGATACTTTAAAGACAGAGAAAAACGGATCATTAGAGATCACCTTTGACGACAAGAGTGTCCTTTTTATGAGACCAAATACCCTTATAAACATAACAACCTCTCAGAAAAAAGGTGTTTTTGCCATCATAAACAGGATAAACTTGCAGTCTGGCAAGACTATTAGCAATATAAAGAGGGCAACCGGCACAGAATCCAGATACGAAGTGGCTACTCCGTCTGCCATTGCATCGGCAAGGGGAACTGATTTCAGGGTTTCAATAGATGAGATGCTGGCAACAAGAGCAGAGGTTTTAGATGGCACTGTTGTAGTGGGTGCATTAGGATCGTCTGTGGAGGTGAAAGGTGGCGAGGGAACAGTGGTGGAAAAGGGTGCAGTCCCTGCAAAACCCGTCAGACTTGTTGATGCACCCCGTTTAATTCAAAAACAACCTATATACAAGGATATACCCCTTGTCTTCCGATTTGAAACCACTGAAGGGACAAAATCTATCAGGGCAACGCTCACAAAAGATGAAGATGGAAAAGACATAATCTCAGAAGCATTAATAAAGCCTGAAGAACCATTTTCTATAACTAATCTCGATGATGGCTCTTATTATCTTATTGCCTTTGGTATAGATGCATTAGGTCTGGAAGGCAAAAAATCTGATGCTATTGCCATAAAGTATAGGGCAAACCCTTTACCTCCTTTTATTCAGATAAAAGACGAAGATGTGGAATTTGTGGGAAGATCAGCAGAGTTCCAGTGGCTTACTGTAAAGGATGCTGTAGGTTATCGTGTGCAGATAGCAACAGATAAAGATTTTAATAGAATAGTGGAGGAGAAAAGGGATTATAAAGATAAGACATACAAGACCAATGTTTTAGAATACGGCGTTTATTATTTTAGGATATGTTCTGTTGCTGGTGATGGATATGAAGGTGGTTGGTCGAATATTGTGAAATTTAAATTGATACCACCTCCTCCAAGTCCTCCTCTTGAAAAGCCTTCTGTGGATAAGGATTCTATATTTCTTAAATGGAGAGATTTAGGGGAAGGGATAAGATATCATTTTCAGATGGCAAAGGATGAGGCATTCAAGGAGATAATATTCGATACAAAACTTGATAAATCTCAAATAACCCTAAAAAAGCCAAAAGACCCTGGGGTGTATTTTGTGAGGACAAGCAGCATTGATAAAAAAGGGAGAGAAGGGAATTTTTCATCACCACAGAGTTTTGAGATAGAAAGGGGATTCCCCTATGAGGTTATAGGTATAATAATGGGTCTGGGGCTTTTAAGCATTTTAGCTTTTTAA
- a CDS encoding response regulator, which translates to MDGKRILIVDDDPDIRLLIDFHMSTEGYEVLEASDGKEALDILKDNHVDIIITDLTMPNMDGYELIKVLRESQDRSSIPILLLTGKEEERVSREGMAYQPDDFLPKPFTKEELESKIIRLLS; encoded by the coding sequence ATGGATGGAAAGAGGATTTTAATAGTGGATGACGACCCTGATATACGTCTTTTGATAGATTTTCACATGTCCACCGAAGGGTATGAGGTCCTTGAGGCATCTGATGGCAAAGAGGCACTTGATATCTTGAAAGATAACCATGTAGACATTATTATAACAGACCTTACTATGCCCAATATGGATGGCTATGAATTAATAAAGGTTTTGAGGGAATCTCAGGATAGATCCAGTATCCCCATACTTCTGCTCACCGGTAAAGAAGAGGAAAGGGTCTCAAGGGAGGGCATGGCTTATCAACCCGATGACTTTCTCCCTAAGCCTTTTACAAAGGAGGAATTGGAGAGTAAGATCATTAGATTGCTCTCTTAG
- a CDS encoding CHASE2 domain-containing protein: MMKIQKANLTLKRISAYLIIIILLMLVDYAGFFESANNYLYDLFFRIRGNTQCANEILLVNIDDKTLEKLGRWPIKRNNYARLIEDTLNSRIIIFDIIMAELSPDDNILGLAIKKHGRVLLPVHIEGTNKIKYPSIPIPPVYQGHIHIEQDVDGIVRSVYHTLTLSNISIPSITSLAYEYITERPFKREKFGDDLKLSVDKEKILQSDKMRINYTGGHGTFNSVSFIDVIEGIYPHSFFKDKILIVGLTASGTYDVILTPFLKDRRGMAGIEVQANILNTLIFNNSIKDIGLSLKWIIVFMLSACSFTVFMHITEKKAAIWALLLILCILLFSYLFHTKLYVWIAPVIYCISIFFVFIITYIFKFDDAARILEEAYMTLESRLRWGIGEKSSTPVRKGLLSFLTKKGIYNQAKVLTKVGRQLNFEKELVDRALLSNIHGVLLFDDKGNNLIVNDFAKNIFKEVGIETNSLPLFIGSLMPHLLEKIDDDLMENLYNEDAQKTFTLAMANKEKRFYKMDFSIFHVDTMRYILVLITDITKIKELELLKSHIISVVSHELKSPMTSIMGFSEILSKNLTGKMQNFAGIIHRESERLVRFLNTFLDITRIEEGRQPLRITWVNLVEVVKEVANALKPIGDANKIDISTDTPHEMADIMVDRDLTKQCIFNLVENAIKYSPPERDVIIRLKEEDNNVRIDIIDHGYGIKEEDLGRIFDKFFRSTSEKTKNIKGSGLGLTFVKEAVELQGGQLTLSSRYNEGSTFSIIFPKKQIRG; the protein is encoded by the coding sequence ATGATGAAAATTCAAAAGGCAAACCTTACGCTGAAGAGGATCTCTGCTTATCTCATTATCATAATACTTTTGATGCTTGTGGATTATGCAGGGTTTTTTGAGTCTGCCAACAATTACCTCTATGATTTGTTTTTCAGGATAAGGGGCAACACCCAATGTGCAAATGAGATACTCCTTGTAAATATAGACGATAAAACCCTTGAAAAGTTGGGCAGGTGGCCCATAAAAAGAAATAATTATGCCCGCCTAATAGAAGATACTCTAAATTCCCGTATTATCATATTCGATATCATCATGGCTGAGCTTTCACCGGATGATAATATATTGGGTTTAGCAATAAAAAAGCACGGCAGGGTCTTACTTCCTGTCCATATAGAAGGGACTAATAAAATAAAATACCCTTCTATTCCCATCCCACCAGTATATCAAGGTCATATTCACATTGAACAGGATGTGGATGGTATTGTAAGAAGTGTTTATCATACATTGACCTTAAGCAATATCTCTATACCTTCTATTACCTCTTTGGCTTATGAATATATTACAGAAAGGCCTTTCAAAAGAGAAAAGTTTGGGGATGACCTCAAATTATCGGTAGATAAAGAGAAGATCTTACAATCCGACAAAATGCGGATTAATTATACTGGTGGTCATGGCACATTTAACAGTGTATCATTTATTGATGTTATTGAAGGTATATATCCCCATTCTTTTTTCAAGGACAAGATTCTTATAGTAGGACTCACTGCCAGCGGGACTTACGATGTCATACTTACACCTTTCCTGAAGGACAGGAGGGGCATGGCAGGTATAGAGGTGCAGGCAAATATTTTAAATACCCTTATCTTTAATAATTCCATAAAAGATATTGGTTTGTCTTTGAAGTGGATTATTGTGTTTATGCTTTCAGCATGCTCTTTTACGGTTTTTATGCATATCACAGAAAAAAAGGCTGCAATATGGGCGCTTTTATTAATATTATGTATTTTATTGTTTAGCTATCTTTTTCATACGAAACTTTATGTATGGATTGCACCGGTTATATATTGCATCAGCATATTTTTTGTTTTTATCATTACATACATATTCAAATTTGATGATGCTGCCAGGATACTGGAAGAGGCATATATGACCCTTGAGTCCCGATTAAGATGGGGTATAGGTGAAAAGTCATCTACACCTGTAAGAAAAGGTCTATTATCTTTTTTGACAAAAAAAGGTATTTATAATCAGGCAAAGGTCTTAACAAAGGTAGGTAGACAGCTTAATTTCGAAAAAGAACTTGTTGACAGGGCGCTCTTGAGCAATATCCATGGTGTCCTTCTTTTTGATGATAAAGGAAATAATCTGATCGTCAATGATTTTGCTAAAAATATCTTTAAGGAGGTGGGCATTGAGACCAATTCCCTGCCTTTATTTATAGGATCCTTGATGCCTCATCTTTTGGAGAAGATCGATGATGATTTAATGGAGAATCTTTATAATGAAGATGCCCAAAAGACCTTTACGCTGGCCATGGCAAATAAGGAAAAGAGGTTCTATAAGATGGATTTTTCGATCTTTCATGTGGACACCATGAGATATATCCTCGTTCTTATAACAGATATCACTAAGATAAAGGAACTGGAGCTGTTGAAGAGCCATATAATCTCTGTGGTTTCCCATGAACTTAAAAGTCCTATGACATCCATAATGGGGTTTAGCGAGATATTATCCAAAAATCTTACAGGAAAGATGCAGAATTTTGCCGGCATAATCCATAGAGAATCAGAAAGGCTGGTGCGTTTTTTAAATACCTTTCTTGATATTACAAGGATAGAAGAGGGCAGACAGCCTTTAAGGATTACATGGGTGAATCTTGTGGAGGTTGTAAAAGAGGTGGCAAATGCATTAAAACCCATAGGAGATGCCAATAAGATTGACATATCTACAGATACCCCCCATGAAATGGCAGATATAATGGTTGATAGGGACCTGACAAAACAATGCATATTCAATCTGGTGGAGAATGCCATAAAATACAGTCCCCCTGAAAGGGATGTGATAATAAGATTAAAAGAAGAAGATAACAATGTAAGGATCGATATTATTGACCATGGATACGGAATAAAAGAAGAGGATTTAGGCAGGATATTCGATAAGTTCTTTCGTTCCACCTCTGAAAAGACAAAGAACATAAAAGGTTCTGGACTGGGTCTTACCTTTGTGAAAGAGGCTGTAGAACTACAGGGCGGTCAGTTGACACTATCGAGTAGATATAATGAAGGCTCTACTTTTTCTATAATATTTCCAAAAAAACAGATTCGTGGTTGA